The Argentina anserina chromosome 3, drPotAnse1.1, whole genome shotgun sequence genome includes a region encoding these proteins:
- the LOC126787959 gene encoding solanesyl diphosphate synthase 3, chloroplastic/mitochondrial, with protein sequence MTFSRGFSRLPRSSFNGLCRRLLSNRPDPNQILASRACSQTLWDSTQMILGCRKFWSTGLPTFPGSLTSRHQIHHQSNSIVEELQDPFSLVSDELSLIADRLRAMVVAKVPKLASAAEYFFKMGVEGKRFRPTVLLLMSTALNGSIPEPSTQPEPPMRLEDAFPTELRARQQVIAEVTEMIHVASLLHDDVLDDADTRRGVGSLNSVMGNKLAVLSGDFLLSRACVALASLRNTEVVSLLSTVVEHLVTGETMQMTTAADQRCSMEYYLEKTYYKTASLISNSCKAIAILAGHTTDVAMLAFDYGKNLGLAFQLIDDVLDFTGTSASLGKGPLSDIRHGIITAPILFAMEELPQLRAVVEQGFDNPANVEIALEYLAKSNGIQRTRELARKHASLAAEAIESLPESHDEDVLRSRRALLDLTHIVITRNK encoded by the exons ATGACATTTTCTCGGGGATTTTCTAGGCTCCCAAGAAGCAGCTTCAATGGGCTGTGTCGCCGTCTGCTCTCTAATCGACCAGACCCAAATCAAATCTTGGCCTCCAGAGCTTGTTCTCAGACTCTGTGGGATTCGACCCAGATG ATTTTGGGTTGCAGAAAGTTTTGGTCTACGGGGTTGCCTACTTTCCCGGGCTCTTTAACTTCTAGGCATCAAATTCACCACCAAAGTAACTCCATAGTTGAG GAACTGCAAGACCCGTTCTCGCTTGTTTCTGATGAACTATCACTAATTGCTGACAGGTTGCGAGCTATGGTAGTTGCTAAG GTTCCTAAGCTTGCGTCTGCTGCTGAGTACTTCTTTAAAATGGGGGTGGAAGGAAAGAGGTTTCGTCCTACG GTCTTATTATTGATGTCAACAGCACTGAATGGCAGTATACCTGAGCCTTCTACGCAACCTGAACCCCCTATGCGATTGGAAGATGCTTTCCCGACTGAACTGCGAGCGAGACAACAAGTTATAGCAGAAGTGACAGAAATGATTCAT GTGGCAAGCCTCCTACATGATGATGTATTGGATGATGCAGACACAAGACGTGGTGTTGGATCATTAAATTCCGTAATGGGAAATAAG CTAGCTGTATTATCTGGAGATTTCTTGCTATCTCGAGCTTGTGTTGCACTTGCGTCTCTAAGAAACACAGAG GTGGTGTCACTACTATCAACAGTTGTAGAGCACCTTGTTACGGGTGAAACTATGCAAATGACTACAGCAGCTGATCAACGTTGTAG CATGGAATATTATTTGGAAAAGACGTATTACAAGACTGCGTCATTGATTTCAAACAGTTGCAAGGCAATTGCCATTCTTGCTGGGCATACAACAGACGTTGCTATGTTGGCTTTTGACTATGGAAAAAATCTG GGATTGGCATTTCAATTGATAGATGATGTCCTTGATTTTACCGGCACGTCAGCGTCTCTTGGAAAGGGTCCTTTATCTGACATCCGTCAT GGCATAATTACTGCTCCAATATTATTTGCAATGGAAGAGCTCCCTCAGTTGCGTGCTGTGGTTGAACAAGGATTTGACAATCCTGCAAATGTTGAGATT GCTCTTGAGTACCTTGCTAAGAGCAATGGAATACAGAGGACAAGGGAGTTAGCCCGAAAACATGCAAGTCTTGCTGCAGAGGCAATTGAATCTCTGCCAGAGAGCCACGACGAAGATGTGCTAAGATCAAGGAGGGCGCTCCTAGATCTCACTCATATAGTCATTACAAGAAACAAGTAA